AACTGAACTTCTCTCTCGCAGTACCATATTCTTTTGATACTAAGCCGAATCTCTATTTATCTTTCTGTTTCCCTTCGGCTCATAGCCTTGAACTAGATAGCAATCTCGTTCTTCTTTCGCTGTGGTCGGTCGCGATTTGGAGGTCACCTAGACTTTCAGTAAGCTCTTATTCTTTCTTTCGTTGTTGGATGCTAAGCGTTTTCTCTTTCTTTAATAAATGTTTCCTTTGGTTGTTCACGCGAGGTCGAATCCCTTTTTCCTCCCCAATGATAGTGGTGGCACTTTCAATTTTTAGATCATTACAAGGGGTAAAGGGGTTTGTCAAGGATCGTAGCAGTAGTCAATCCTTTTCTTATCTTGCAATCTAAGGTAATCATTTGGGCCAGTATTGTAGGATGTTAGTCAATTATTCTGGTGTTGGGTTCCTAAATCTTTTGATGTTTTCAATCTTTTAATAGAATTCGTGGTCAGGAAAATACATGATTAATCGGGTGATCCATTCTGTTAGTAGTCTTATAAGACTAGGGGCATTTGATCAAGCAAGACTTAAGTAGGTTTGACATTCGAGGGTTTCTGCACTATTTCAAAAAAGGTGTGTAACTGTACATCGAAATCCTTTACTTTTGAATGGCCGagaaggtgtgtattcacacccttGTTTAATTGTgaattgataaaatttgaaaagccaaaatgctaaaACCTCGGCATTTGAGTCCTTACGAGTGTACGAACACATGTGGACGAACTGGGCCTGTGAGACATAAGCATGAGACTGTAGAGGCCACCGCGAGCGTCCTCGTGGTCTTGGGcagaaatgggccgtgtgggccaatgGGCTTGTGGCCCAACACAAATGAAACACTTAAAAAGGGGAAAATGCTGAACAGGTCCTTGTAAATCACATGGCCGTGATTGTTTTTAGGCtagatgggccacacgagcgtctaggcccacttgggccgagtagtGAGCCTAAAGCCCATTTACGCTGATGTGACCATTCAGGTCATCTGAGTCATTCAAGATGACTGTAGACCTTTGTAAGGGTTGTTATCTATAATGAGACCCTAAtttgggtaaaatgaccaaaatgcccctgggTAAagttaccgttttacccctagctGACGAAATGACGGTTGCACCCTTAGTGGTAGGTTGACTGATGTATGTATGAAATTTATATGATTGATACTGAGCATGAAATCCTACATTCACGTATGTTACTATGATATGTCATCCTGCATGGGGTTATGTTAACATTGACGGAGGAAGTGTGTGGCTTGTAGCCGTTTTGTTCAAGGCTTATTGCCTTTCTACTTATGGTTTATAGACGTTCTGTTAACTGCCAGCGTTGCTACAACATTTATGGCTTTTAGCCATTTTGTCTATGGCGCTGAGCCGTTTTGTTAacttagtgccgcaactggtggtaagcttggtgtgttggctgggcgggtcgattttatccccacatgatgtgttggttggtacgagtgGTATATTGGTTGGACTGGGTTGGATATTTGTCTACATATCTACATCTGATACTGATTCTATTAATGGGCTAAGGCCACCTGATATTGTTTCTGTGATGGGCTCAGGCGCAATCTATTTCCGCATATTGTATGTCTGACTATTCTTattataagggattacacactgagttttcacaaactcacccttctgtctaactgtacaggtaatgccTAGCCTTAGGCGATTTGGAGCCGCGagagactcgaaggtggccacacgaccACTGATGCTCTGTTGTagactttttatttgaattttatattttcgagTTTTCATTCTATAATAAGGCCTTTGagggattaaatttttaattgggcttttgatttccttatttaaaactgctaacatgaattttcaaaaattaataactattttcaGAAACACTTAAAAAcagacatttttatatttcaaactttAGTAGCTTTCGCTATTTGAAATAACTTAAAGTATCAATGCATGACATTAAGTAAACGTTTTTGacgagatgatttgctaaccTCGAGCAAAAGGTTTTAATCATAGCAATGAACGTTTAACGACAACTCAATTTTTGAAAGACGCTTTGATGTTCCAcggcagattcggccataatgtctaagcCGAGTTTggagcgttacatttagtggcatcagagcttgggttgcaaaactcgactgtggaatgggttttcaaaactttgtatTTCATGAGGTTGTTTTCAAATATGTAAAGTGTTTTGAGGTATGGTTCTAGAAAGTGTGGCACATCGAGTCTCTGGCACCAAATCTATAAGTTCTCTGAAATTATCTACTGTTATAGATTAAAATGTGATACTAAGCAACTACTATAGATAGTAGTGTTATAGCTGAAACTCTATAATGAGAGTAAACTGAGACTGTTGGAAAAACTAAGACTATAGAAGACTAGAAATTGTAGTGAGCTTGCGaatgcgaaaacaaactctaaatCTCTGCTTGTCAATAAAACATCtgctaaaattaccgaaattataACTAATTTGCATAAAATTCTTAAAGATAATACGCATAGTGAAAATGAGCACTAGAAAGGGTATAAGAGGCCGCGGAAGAGGCCGTGGAAGTGCTAGAGCTGGATCATCGGCATCGGGGCACATGCCAGACATTGAGGCGAGGGAAGCACCAACTTCACCTGTGGCTGAGACAGGGTCGTTCGATCTAGCTGCTAGGGATGACATACTGTTCCAGGTGAAACTTCatattttggaaagggttgctggtaCTGCTGGGTCTAGTACTATTGCTGGGGGTCGTGGGTCGGTTACAGAACGACTAGGATCAAATGGAGCAGAGATCTTTAGGGGAGTTTCTAGGGTGGCCCCTAGTGTGGCAGAATACTGGTTGGAGGCTATCAAAAGAATTTTGGATGACCTCGGCTGCACTCCAGAACAAAAGTTGAAAGGTGTCGTGTCCTTGCTGAGGGATGAATCTTACCAATGGTGGCTTACGGTAAAAGAGGGTACCTTTTCTGATCGATTGACCTGGGAGTTCTTCAAGTCAACATTTCAGGAAAATTATGTGGGCGCCAGCTATGTCGATGCTCGTAGGAAGGAATTTCTGAATTTGGTTCAAGGTGACAGATCTGTGGCTGAGTACGAGGCAGAGTTTTTGTGACTTAGCCGGTATGCCCAAGGAATAGTAGCAACAAAATACAAGCACTGTGTTCAGTTTGAGGACAGCCTCCGAGTGTTGATAGCTCTACAGAGGAAGCAGGACTTTATCGCGTTAGTAGAGAAAGCTAAGATtgctgaggaggtaaagcgcgTCGAGAGTCAGAActgggaaaaagaaaggagaagggATAAGAGGGATTTAGAACCCTTCAATTCGGATCGTAGGCCTAAGAGAAATGCCAGAATAGAAGGGCTTGTTCGGATTAGGGCCCCTGTTGCTGTTACTGGATCACAGCCTTGTGCGGGATGTGAGAGCTACAATCAGGGTGACTGTCGGAAAAGGAATGGGACGTCTTTCAAGTGTGGATTAGTGGAGCAGTTTGTGAGAGATTGTCCACAGAGGCCTTGGTGGATGTAGGTTGCAGAGCAGGGTTTTGCTCAACCAGTGAGAGGTGGATAGCAGCAGCCAAGAAGCTGTGGTCAAGCCAGGAGTGGAAATGGTTTGGGCTGCAGAGCAtcaggcagaggtgctggtcaagTTGAGGCGAGGCAACCAGGTTTGGTCTATGCAGCACATCGTTGAGAGGGCAGAGACACTTCAGATGCAAATACTGGTGCGTACTTTATCCATAATGTGTTATATTCATAGTTGGGTACTAGAGTGAGTAGCAGGAGCGTGGTGGTGTAAGTTAAGTTAAGCGATTGTGTTGAtagatggaaatttcgaggattaaatttgtttaagggggtagaattgtaacgccccagaatttgggcctagaagaattGGGCCTTAAGCAAGGGAACAGTTTGGAAACTGTGTATAAAATTTTATTGAGCTAGGAAATGACACAAGGAAGATGTGGTccagtggttgtggcatcattaaggttgcaagggagcctgggttcaagtcttggctcttgcaatttattttggtttttctttgaaaggaacctggactttggcctatagaccatataattaattgaggataaagtGTGACACAAAAAGAGCTTGTGGCAAGGAGGCAAGTGGCGTATTGAGCTATTGAGGGAGGcttaggttcgaatcccattgcAAGcaaaaaggatatttattttgctAGCATGAGGCAGTAGGGTTTGAGTTGGTTTCGAAGTCTGTTGGGTGAGAGTTTAAACGAATCTTGAAGGTTGTTATGGAGGATATCAATGAGGGATAAAgggagagatttgaggagatTTTCAAGAGATTTGGAGGAGAAGAGTGTTGTAGCCGAATTGTGCAACTTCTATGTGCAAATTCGACTAAGGGAACCCATTTGGTACACTTCGGCAACTTCTTCTGGtattttttggttttgttttcttattttggcaaaattttgaCCATTCGGGTCCTGCTTTCTTTCAACATTATTGCTCGTTTGGCTTTTGGTCACTTTGTCAAAAACACAAGACATCGAGTGTCTAATTCTAATTTTTTCTCTTTgaagtctttttctctctttcttcttTGGTTGAACTTAACATCTCTCTACTTCTATTCTCTCTCGACCCAATTCAAACCCTCTCCAATCTTATGAACTTTTTTCTTCTCGATTTCTCTAGGGTCGAATAGTTCTTCCtctttttactatttcttttggTTTTTCTTCACAACTGAACTTCTCTCGCGCAATACCACATTCTTTTGATACTAAGCCAAATCTCTATTTCTCTTTTTGTTTCCCTTCGGCTCATAGCCTTGAACTAGAGAACAATCTCGTTCTACTTTCGCTGTGGTTAGTCGCGATTTGGAGGTCACCTAGACTTTCGGTaagctctttttctttcttatgttGTTGGATGCTAAGTGTTTTCTCTTTATTTAATAAATGTTTCCTTTGGTTGTTCATGCATGGTCGAATCCCTTTTTCTTTCCTGATGATAGTGGTGGCACTTTCAGTTTTTAGATCATTGAAAGGGGTGAAAGGGTTTGCCAAGGATCGCTGTGGTAGTCAATCCTTTTCTTATCTCACAATCTAATGTAATCATTTGGGCTAATATTGTAGGATGTTAGCCGATTATTCTGGTGTTGGGTTCCTAAATCTTTTGATGTTTTCAATCTTTTAATAGAATCTGTGGTCAGGCAGATACACGATTAGTCAGGTGATTGATTCTGTTAGTAGTCTAAGAAGGCTAGAGGCATCCAATCAAGCAAGGCTCGGGTAGGTTTGACATTTGAGGGTTTCTGTGCTATTCCGAAAAAGGTGTCTAACTGTACATCAAAATCCTTTACTTTTGAATGGCCGGGAAGATGTGTATTCACACCCCTGTTTAACTGTGAATCGACAAaatccaaaaagccgaaatgccgaaaccTCCGCATTCGAGGCCTTACGAGTGTGCGAATACACGTGGGTGAACCGAGCCTATTAGACAtagccattgtaacaccccgtacccgagaccattgacggagtcgaacacgaggtgttaacagacttatttcattgatttacagttcattttaaaatttccgacaTAAGTTGGTTAagcgcatcacagtcactttaaagtcatatctcgagttccaaaactcgaaaactgattccataaattttccctgaaactagactcatatatacatctacaattttttttctagaatttttggtcaggccaattagtacagtttattagttaaagtctccctacatgtggttcgactactcgaccttcatgcattacgacttagatatctcctgtacagggcttcaatacttattccatttgtttctaatgaaactagactcaaaatgaaatctgtacatataaagcatgacttctaattatttctggttaatttatggtaaatttccaaagtcagaacaggggatccagtaaccgtttcgcttcttccatatgaaaatagactcatcaaggttcgattacataatttattcattatttaattacattcctactatttttagtgaattttcaaactcacatcactgctgctgtcagcatctattttaaggtaaatttcaccaatttcatagtttccatgattcaactagccattgacatacatagcaccaaatatgatcatgattaaccattccaatagctagtcattgccaagcatttcctatttcgtggtttccatggaccaactagagttttatcatacataggtccacatatgatcatatttagccattccaagggctgatcattgcccaacacttccattccagtccatattcacatcatgaaaccatatacatatccataaacacaaatggtctaatgccatactccacttctatgagccattttcgcatggctgtacacacatacatcacaaaaagtacttgaaaaataacaaagggtagtcctatacatgccatttcaaagctcaaccaaaattgtaccaaaagggggctttgatagtgtgggagacttcgacttccaaaaatcctgagtccgatagctaacgagccaaaatctataaaacagagaaacaaagaaacggagtaagcaatttatgcttagtaagttttgagcaagaatttaaacacaactgaagtatagcattcacataattaaacggatAATTTCGCGTATacatatattcaaatcatttctactttacattccaacccctatgttcatacataagggatcatcttagccaaataccggaagctcattactcaattgagcgagtattattcaaaggaactcaactattccaatgcacatacgaacatacctcattgctggaatttttttcaaatgtattaactgggatttttacagcaagatcgttcattcccgaatcacgtaccttcggatcttatccggatatagcgactcgctcaaaagccttcgggacatagcccggttataatagctcgcacaaatgccttcgggacttaacccggatttgggaactcacacaaatgccttcggatcttagtccggatttgggaactcgcacaaatgccttcggatcttagtccggatatggtcacttagcacaaagccttcgggacttagcccagacatgattcgaataatcatgcacatttaacactaaatcatgacacatttgtatttcattttcattagcaaaactcaaacacaagacacttatcactcttgcaatttcggctcaatatccacacacaaagagcatgatttcgatttgcttaaaacatgatctaatcaaatcataatttaacctctattactcaagaacttacctcggatgttgtcgaacgattccgatggctattcgaccactttttccttccctttatcggatttagttcccctttgctcttgagcttaatttaacaaataaattgatttaatcatttgagcatcgaaaagaggaattcaaggtacttagcccacatatattaattagacattaaagtcacatatgtacggaaatcatgaatcaaactcaacacattagttagtactctccttagtcaattttctaagtcaagataaagccttcaacatgcttacttatggcgaacaacacatcaacctatgtactcattcatgtggccgaatatgcatgttgatgttgaggccaattacatatttaattccacacataaatggcatacattttactaactaatgcattacatattgtagctcaatacgcatctatcatttacttcataaccgaaacatcatcattagaaaatatataccttaagatagtatatatgtcataccaatacatcatgtgcaaacatatatacatataggtgcaagggccgaatctcaagttgattataaccaaatataaacatatatccaaaacacaaatcttacctaccatgcaataagcataaatcatgcttatggatataccatggccgaatacatcacaacaccataccatttcaattttggtcatggttaaacaaagaacttaatgtctcactaaaaatgctaaaaagaaaatccaagagtcatcaacccaccatcacatatatcattaacaagcttcatatttagcatgcaatggcattaacacaaaatccaccttggccgaataccattcccatgacatagcaaggatttgaaccatgggctaataagaacatcaagctagcaactaaaaacatgcatgaatctcatggcacaacatcaaacataccttaatcttgatacaagtatagccaaacctcttcttaatcctcttccaaaccaaacatgaagcaaaaactccctccttcttccttagaatttttggccaaaagagaatgaaaaggatgaacaaaattttttttttctcttttcttcaactcacggcaaaaggggggggacactcacaccattccctttttttttttttccctttcattattcaattcccatgctcattattttatttttttcttacatacaccattgtcacaacatgttttatgacatgtttttgctcatcactctttgtcatggtcggccactagcacttagggggggaaatttgacatgcaagtcctcccttttgattacatgcactattaggtccttatagattagcctatcacatttcaaaagtgtcacacaagtcctactaactgaattcacatgcaatcgactaaatcgaagcctgaaattttcacacattcataattacatattctagacaataaatattacgttcaaacatttcagtgactcaGTTTAGAGGTCCCGAAAcaacttcccgactagggtcaattttgggctatcacaactctcccccacttaagaaattttcgtccctgaaaatcttcccggtaaataggttcgggtatcgctctttcatagagttctcgggttcccaagtagcttcttccatcccgtgtttgagccataacacttttactaacggaacccttttgtttcgcaactccttcacttcacgagccaggatacgaatcggttcttcttcataactcatattggcttgaatttcgacctctgatggtctaattatgtgcgatggattagatctatagcgtcgaagcattgaaacatgaaagacgtcgtgaatcctttctagttcagggggcaaaatcaatcgatacgcaactggaccgactcgttcggatatttcatatggcccgatgaacctcggactcaatttgcccttacgcccaaatctgagtatctttttccaaggtgaaactttaagaaacactttgtctcccacctgatactcaatatcttttcgttttagatctgcatacgacttctggtgatctgtggctgccttcagactttcacggattacttttactttctgttcaacatctttaatcaaatcaactccgaaaattttactttcaccgagttcggtccaaaacaatggtgtacgacatttacgaccgtacaaagcctcgtaaggtgccatcttaatacttgattgaaaactatttttgtaagcgaattcaatcaaaggtaaataccgttcccataaaccactgaactcgaggatgcaacatctcaacatatcctcaagtatctgaattatccgttcagattgaccatcgggttgggggtgaaaggcggtgctgaaatgcaacttggtacccaaagcttcttgcaatttcttccaaaatcgtgaggtgaatctcggatctctatccgacacgatagaaataggtacctcgtgtaatctcacaatctgagaaacatacaattcagctagtttatccattgaaaaatccgcgcATATGGGGATAAAgggagccgacttagtcaatctatcaacaacgacccaaatcgcatctttcttacttgccgacgctggcaacccagatacaaaatccatcgttactcgatcccatttccattcaggtatcatgatcggttagagtaaacccgtgggcacttgatgttccgccttcacttgctgacatattaaacacttcgaaacaaaatcaaaaatgtctcgtttcataccatgccaccaaaactgacgtctcagatcgttgtacattttcgtactccccgggtgaattgacattcggctacaatgagcttcgttcagaatcatcgaaatgagttctgaatttcttggaacacacaactgatttctgtacctcaaacaatcgtcatcatcaatttgaaactccgattccacatttggaacacattcagcccgtcttgcaaccaactcatcgtcaactttctgggcttcacgaatttgatgaatcaataatggtttggcctttaattcggctactaacacattgtcgggtagaacagacaagtgtacattcatcgctcgtaaagcaaacagtgatttccagcttaaggcgtccgcaaccacattagcctttcccgggtgataatcaatgacaagctcataatcttttaacaactcaagccaatgtctttgttgcagattcaagtctctttgagtcatcaaatatttgagacttttgtgatccgaaaatacatggcacttctcaccaaataagtaatgtcgccatattttcaaggcgaatacgatggcagctaattcaagatcatgggtcggataatttttctcatgtggctttaattgtctcgacgcataggccacaactcgaccttcttgcatcaatacgcaacctaacccaagtagggaggcgtcactatagatgacaaactctttgcctgattcgggctgcattaaaattggagcttccatcaaataagttttcagttgatcaaaacttttctgacatttttccgtccattcgaacttaacatctttttgaagtagcttcgtcatgggtgtggctatcatcgagaaaccttttacaaaccgtcggtagtaaccagcaagtcccaaaaagctccgaacctcagtaatatttctcggaggcttccagttaagtatggctaaaattttgctcgggtctactcgaatacccgatgcggataccacgtgacccaagaagctaacctctcttaaccagaactcacacttgctgaacttagaatataactgcttatcccgtaaaatttgcaacactaatctcggtgttcaagatgttcggtctcatctcttgaatagaccaagatgtcatcaatgaacacaactacgaaccggtccaaatcgttcaagatccgattcatcaaatccataaataccgtagggcattagtgagcccgaacggcatcactaagaactcgtagtga
Above is a genomic segment from Gossypium arboreum isolate Shixiya-1 chromosome 8, ASM2569848v2, whole genome shotgun sequence containing:
- the LOC108455121 gene encoding uncharacterized protein LOC108455121, whose amino-acid sequence is MSTRKGIRGRGRGRGSARAGSSASGHMPDIEAREAPTSPVAETGSFDLAARDDILFQVKLHILERVAGTAGSSTIAGGRGSVTERLGSNGAEIFRGVSRVAPSVAEYWLEAIKRILDDLGCTPEQKLKGVVSLLRDESYQWWLTVKEGTFSDRLTWEFFKSTFQENYVGASYVDARRKEFLNLVQGDRSVADLRVLIALQRKQDFIALVEKAKIAEEVKRVESQNWEKERRRDKRDLEPFNSDRRPKRNARIEGLVRIRAPVAVTGSQPCAGCESYNQGDCRKRNGTSFKCGLVEQFVRDCPQRPWWM